The following are from one region of the Odontesthes bonariensis isolate fOdoBon6 chromosome 12, fOdoBon6.hap1, whole genome shotgun sequence genome:
- the LOC142396111 gene encoding zinc finger BED domain-containing protein 4: MSLVWKYFKVHEGENRFAVCEECKTKVSRGGLSAKTFSTSGLINHLKSNHPSKYEEYARETKRKANTAKTPCTTPSVADIFEKSRKFTKDSVKAKGITEKVMEYMALDDQPFSVVEDVGFRRLIQHIEPRYTLPSRRYFADVCLPELYNSIASRVHELLAKGSDPPYMSFTTDIWSSDVSPTSMLSLTAQWVDEDFQLKRVVLQCQEFKGSHSSVAISGAFNSMFERWGIDSTRVHAVVSDNARNMVKAMDDSGLRGIRCVAHTLQLAVNEGVLSQRSIADIVSSGRKIVGHFKHSPLAYSRIQAIQEQFGMYPKRFQQDVSTRWNSTFYMLQSLFDQKQTLAAYIADYDLPATFTPYQWQIIENVLSLLAPFEQLTREISSAKASAADVIPSFAALTRLLKKEVETDHGVKTMKTALLEALDRRFSQTDTEPLFYIASVLDPRYKDHYFDVDKKRRMREMVRAELDSLADGEVTYREGAVETKTIRTEAESAPSLSDMFDEILQENDPDPPRQTSATAQQLDCYLSEVLIPRSDDPLTYWRTNRGRFPALARMARRYLAAPCTSTDSERLFSAASNVLNERRNRLTCDKAEKLLFVKKNLPLFLKEQAT; encoded by the exons ATGTCGTTGgtgtggaaatatttcaaagTTCATGAGGGGGAGAATAGATTTGCGGTTTGTGAGGAGTGTAAGACTAAAGTGTCTAGAGGGGGTCTCAGTGCTAAAACTTTCAGCACGTCAGGTCTGATCAATCATTTGAAGTCCAACCATCCTTCAAAATATGAGGAATACGCGAGGGAGACCAAGAGGAAAGCTAACACAGCTAAAACACCTTGCACAACTCCATCAGTGGCTGACATATTTGAAAAGAGCAGGAAATTCACAAAGGACAGTGTCAAGGCAAAGGGAATTACTGAGAAGGTAATGGAATACATGGCTTTAGATGACCAACCATTCAGTGTTGTGGAGGATGTGGGGTTTAGGAGACTAATTCAACACATCGAGCCCCGCTACACCTTACCTAGCCGACGCTACTTTGCCGATGTTTGCCTGCCAGAGCTGTACAACAGCATCGCCAGTCGTGTGCACGAGCTCTTGGCCAAAGGCAGCGATCCACCTTACATGAGCTTCACGACTGATATATGGAGCTCTGACGTCAGCCCAACAAGTATGTTGAGCCTGACGGCGCAGTGGGTGGATGAAGACTTCCAGCTAAAGCGTGTTGTACTCCAGTGCCAGGAATTCAAAGGCTCCCATTCCTCAGTGGCCATATCGGGCGCGTTTAACAGTATGTTTGAGCGCTGGGGAATAGACAGCACTAGAGTGCACGCAGTTGTCAGCGACAACGCTCGTAATATGGTTAAAGCCATGGATGATAGCGGCCTGAGAGGAATACGATGCGTGGCCCATACTTTGCAACTTGCTGTCAATGAAGGTGTGTTGAGCCAGCGGAGCATTGCTGACATAGTATCATCAGGGAGGAAAATCGTAGGCCACTTCAAACACTCCCCTTTAGCATATTCTCGCATCCAGGCTATTCAGGAACAATTCGGCATGTATCCTAAACGTTTCCAGCAAGATGTCAGCACCAGATGGAATAGTACGTTCTATATGCTACAGAGCCTTTTTGATCAAAAGCAAACCCTGGCAGCCTACATTGCAGATTACGATCTGCCGGCGACATTCACCCCTTACCAATGGCAAATAATTGAGAATGTTCTCTCTCTCCTTGCGCCATTTGAACAGCTGACGAGAGAAATTAGTTCAGCCAAAGCATCCGCTGCAGATGTCATCCCCTCATTTGCAGCGCTGACGCGTCTGCTGAAAAAAGAAGTGGAAACCGACCACGGggtgaaaacaatgaaaacagcACTTTTAGAAGCTCTTGACCGACGTTTTagccagacagacacagagcccCTGTTCTACATAGCAAGTGTGCTTGACCCCCGATATAAGGATCATTACTTTGACGTTGACAAGAAACGGAGAATGAGGGAAATGGTGCGTGCAGAACTGGACTCGCTGGCAGACGGTGAAGTGACGTACAGAGAAGGGGCTGTGGAGACTAAAACAATCCGCACCGAGGCCGAGTCTGCCCCCTCACTCTCAGACATGTTTGATGAAATCCTCCAAGAAAACGATCCAGATCCTCCTAGGCAGACGAGTGCCACTGCTCAGCAACTGGACTGTTACCTGTCAGAAGTCCTCATCCCTAGGAGTGATGATCCACTAACATATTGGAGGACTAATCGAGGGCGCTTTCCTGCGTTGGCACGGATGGCACGCAG GTACTTGGCTGCTCCATGCACAAGCACAGATAGCGAGAGGCTGTTTAGTGCTGCATCCAATGTCCTTAATGAGAGGAGGAACCGACTGACATGCGACAAAGCAGAGAAGTTGTTGTTCGTGAAAAAGAACCTGCCACTGTTCCTGAAGGAGCAGGCTACCTAG